Within Actinomycetota bacterium, the genomic segment GGCGTTCGCCGGGGGGTTCATCGTCCTCATGGGACGCGGCACCTTCGACGAGGACGCCCGAGCGGTGCGGGAGGGGTTCGTCACGCCCCAGGGGTGACCAGCCCCTCCAGGTCCTCGAGCGTCACCCGGGCCACGCGACGGTTGGCGTCGCGCAGGGCGAGCAGGTCGCCGTCCGCCTGGGCATCGAACAGGCGCCCGAACGTGTATCCGCGCCCCGGGACCTCGAGGTCCTCGCGGTGGGTCTTCGTCACCTGGAGGAACACACCCGAAGCCGGGCCTCCCTTGTGGAACTGTCCGGTCGAGTGCAGGAACCGCGGCCCGAACCCCACGGTGGTGGCGACCCGGTACCGGTCCCGCAACGCCAACCGCGCCCGGGCCAGACGGCGCGAGGTGTCGGTGTCCGGGGTGAGGAACGCCTGGATCGCGATGTAGTCGCCGGGCTCGACCGAGGCGAGCACCTCGGGGGCGGATCCGCGGTCCGGGGGGGACGCGGCCGGCTCCTCGAGCGCCTCGCGCGCCCGGACCTTCGCCGACTCGACGTCCGGCTGGTCGAAGGGGTGGATGTCCAGCACGTGGGCGCAGACCGCGGTGGCGAGCTCCCAGCGGAAGCACTCCGCCCCCAGGCGGGAGGTGTCCGCGATCCGGAT encodes:
- a CDS encoding glucose-6-phosphate isomerase; the protein is LTLVLPDALAPMGAWIEQLVAESLGKDSKGILPVDAEPLGEPAVYDSDRLFVAYAVGDDRFDPALDALEEDHPVVRIRIADTSRLGAECFRWELATAVCAHVLDIHPFDQPDVESAKVRAREALEEPAASPPDRGSAPEVLASVEPGDYIAIQAFLTPDTDTSRRLARARLALRDRYRVATTVGFGPRFLHSTGQFHKGGPASGVFLQVTKTHREDLEVPGRGYTFGRLFDAQADGDLLALRDANRRVARVTLEDLEGLVTPGA